A portion of the Trichocoleus sp. FACHB-46 genome contains these proteins:
- a CDS encoding class I SAM-dependent methyltransferase: MSNPLKPAESLSNEAFAYYEQGQEAQRLLQSQKLGPLELIRTQELLTRYLPDPPAVIFDVGGGSGIYACWLAQQGYEVHLVDAVPLHVEQARAASQAQLDRPLASVSLGDSRQLDRADFSVDVVLLMGPLYHLIDRRDRVTALREAYRILKLDGLIFAVGVSRFASVLGGLRRGHFDDPTFVKIVQQDLSDGQHRNPDNHPAYFTTAFFHHPEELREEIAEAGFSNEKLLAIQGLGAVLPNFEEHWSDTGRRERLLQAIRWLEAEPSTLGVTSHMMAIAQKR; encoded by the coding sequence ATGTCTAACCCATTGAAACCAGCAGAATCGCTGAGTAATGAAGCGTTTGCTTACTACGAACAAGGGCAAGAAGCACAGCGATTGTTGCAATCGCAAAAGTTAGGACCACTGGAACTTATCCGAACTCAAGAATTACTCACACGTTATCTACCTGACCCGCCCGCAGTAATTTTTGATGTTGGTGGTGGTTCGGGGATCTATGCTTGCTGGTTGGCACAGCAAGGGTATGAGGTGCATTTGGTTGATGCCGTTCCTCTGCATGTAGAGCAAGCCCGTGCTGCATCTCAAGCGCAACTCGATCGCCCCCTTGCCAGTGTGAGTTTAGGAGATTCGCGACAGTTAGATCGTGCTGATTTCAGTGTGGATGTTGTGCTGTTAATGGGTCCACTGTATCACTTGATCGATCGCCGCGATCGCGTCACCGCTTTACGAGAAGCCTACCGAATCTTGAAACTAGATGGTCTCATTTTTGCAGTTGGCGTTTCTCGGTTTGCTTCAGTTTTAGGTGGACTGCGTAGAGGTCATTTTGATGATCCGACGTTTGTGAAAATAGTGCAGCAGGATTTGAGCGATGGACAGCATCGCAACCCTGACAATCACCCCGCTTATTTTACAACCGCTTTTTTCCATCATCCTGAAGAACTGCGGGAGGAAATAGCGGAGGCAGGCTTCTCAAATGAAAAATTATTAGCCATTCAAGGACTCGGTGCAGTATTGCCCAACTTTGAGGAGCATTGGTCAGATACAGGGCGACGAGAACGACTGCTACAAGCGATTCGTTGGCTGGAAGCAGAACCGTCTACTTTAGGAGTGACTTCTCATATGATGGCGATCGCGCAGAAAAGATAG
- a CDS encoding 4Fe-4S ferredoxin, producing the protein MSNICVQVCPTNVFDAVPNQPPTIARKEDCQTCFICEAYCPADALYVAPESHTTVVVDEDELIDRNIMGEYRRTLGWGHGRKNNSELDTAHKLHQLPRPYET; encoded by the coding sequence TGCGTGCAAGTGTGTCCTACCAATGTCTTTGATGCGGTTCCCAATCAGCCGCCCACGATCGCCCGCAAAGAAGACTGTCAAACCTGTTTCATCTGTGAGGCTTACTGTCCTGCGGATGCGCTTTATGTGGCACCTGAATCTCATACGACTGTGGTCGTGGATGAAGATGAGTTGATCGATCGCAATATCATGGGTGAGTATCGTCGCACATTGGGCTGGGGACACGGCAGAAAAAACAATAGCGAGTTAGATACAGCTCACAAACTACATCAACTGCCGCGCCCGTATGAGACATAG